One genomic window of Tachypleus tridentatus isolate NWPU-2018 chromosome 12, ASM421037v1, whole genome shotgun sequence includes the following:
- the LOC143235810 gene encoding piezo-type mechanosensitive ion channel component 1-like yields the protein MRRHPPMGTDVISCVFLSSLYKNLCWLVQLLGIVCIKKLSIDSKSDTNNVVRNDGCTAPVDEAGLLWDGICFVFLLLQKRIFCSYYFQHLVVETEVQKLLASRGAILINENKIKEVHKQHAAQSEIMEKIKKKMDKILSRQINRRQEDNTRNQKVIFKVHHNKIAFMNNELEL from the exons ATGCGCCGCCATCCTCCGATGGGCACAGAC gtgatTAGTTGTGTGTTTCTCTCCAGTCTCTATAAGAATTTATGTTGGCTAGTCCAGCTTCTTGGAATTGTTTGTATAAAGAAATTGAGTATTGACTCAAAATCAG ATACCAACAATGTAGTACGAAATGATGGGTGTACTGCACCTGTTGATGAGGCTGGACTACTTTGGGATGGGATATGCTTTGTATTCTTGCTTCTACAGAAGCGAATATTCTGCAGTTACTACTTTCAACACCTTGTGGTGGAAACTGAAGTTCAAAAATTACTTGCATCAAG AGGAGCTATACTCATCAATGAAAACAAGATAAAggaggtccataaacaacatgcAGCTCAGAGTGAAATCATGGAAAAGATCAAAAAGAAGATGGACAAGATTTTATCTCGGCAAATCAACAGAAGGCAAGAGGACAATACAAGGAACCAGAAAGTCATTTTCAAGGTACATCACAACAAAATAGCGTTTATGAATAATGAACtggaattataa